A window of the Cucurbita pepo subsp. pepo cultivar mu-cu-16 chromosome LG01, ASM280686v2, whole genome shotgun sequence genome harbors these coding sequences:
- the LOC111792243 gene encoding tRNA (guanine(26)-N(2))-dimethyltransferase: MLTVMLNTLSPSPFLRSQQTISHCFSSSTIHLFQFSQSQIKSLNNCLPNNRTERGIEFDIGDTFFRHESATGRDLGVLAAALYRKSKGSLRVLDALCGCGIRSLRYLVEAEADFVLANDANDENRGVIVKNLSKVAEGFGETRRWMVTNCDANRVMSEFYLQKDFFDFIDVDSFGSDSTFLRPAINALKLDGLLYVTSTDGFSSGGHHPSQSLAAYGAYVRPMPFSNEIGLRMLIGGVAREASVLGFYVTPLFSYYSYHGPVFRVMLRISRGRINKNRHYGFVSYCKKCGNSQAFSWSEVGQMSCPCNDTRVSESLVVSGPLWTGPLHSADYIEDMLTLAMQWEWIGNGQGKDLEKLLGQMVDESDSKLPVGYIKMDEVASRAKVNSPPLNTMMSEMIKAGYAASRSHIASNAIKTNCPMTECIRIALELQQSCLGVHQVT, from the exons ATGTTAACTGTGATGCTGAATACCCTATCTCCTTCCCCATTTCTTCGCAGCCAACAAACAATTTCCCATTGCTTCTCCTCTTCAACGATTCATCTCTTCCAATTTTCACAGTCGCAGATAAAATCCCTCAACAATTGCCTTCCAAACAATCGCACCGAAAGGGGCATAGAATTCGACATCGGAGACACCTTCTTCCGCCATGAAAGCGCCACCGGACGCGACTTGGGCGTCCTCGCGGCGGCGCTTTACCGTAAATCCAAGGGAAGTCTTCGGGTTCTCGACGCATTGTGCGGTTGCGGGATTCGGTCGCTTCGGTACTTGGTCGAGGCTGAGGCTGATTTTGTGTTGGCGAATGACGCCAATGACGAAAATCGGGGGGTTATAGTAAAGAATCTATCGAAGGTTGCGGAAGGTTTTGGGGAGACTCGGCGGTGGATGGTTACCAATTGTGATGCGAACAGGGTTATGTCGGAGTTCTATTTGCAAAAggatttctttgattttattgaTGTTGATTCCTTTGGGAGTGATTCGACGTTTTTGAGGCCCGCTATTAATGCGTTGAAATTGGATGGATTGCTCTATGTTACTTCGACGGATGGTTTCTCTTCCGGCGGTCATCACCCTTCTCA aTCTTTAGCTGCCTATGGAGCATATGTGCGTCCCATGccattttcaaatgaaattgGTTTGCGAATGCTTATAGGTGGGGTTGCACGTGAAGCTTCTGTACTGGGTTTCTATGTAACGCCACTCTTCTCGTATTATTCCTACCATGGACCTGTTTTTAGAGTTATGCTTCGAATCAGTCGAGGGAGGATCAATAAAAACAG GCATTATGGTTTCGTCAGCTATTGCAAAAAATGTGGAAATTCACAAGCTTTTTCATGGAGTGAGGTTGGACAGATGAGTTGCCCTTGCAATGATACAAGG GTTTCCGAGTCACTTGTGGTTTCGGGACCTCTTTGGACTGGGCCTCTACACAGTGCAGACTACATTGAAGACATGTTAACCCTAGCTATGCAGTGGGAATGGATAGGCAATGGCCAGGGGAAGGATCTTGAGAAACTTCTGGGGCAAATGGTGGATGAGAGTGACTCCAAACTACCAGTAGGGTATATCAAAATGGACGAG GTGGCAAGTCGGGCAAAAGTAAATTCACCTCCCCTCAATACCATGATGAGCGAGATGATCAAG GCTGGATATGCTGCTAGTAGGTCTCATATTGCCTCAAACGCAATCAAGACGAACTGTCCTATGACGGAGTGCATCAGAATTGCTCTTGAACTGCAGCAGAGTTGTCTTGGTGTGCATCAAGTCACATGA
- the LOC111792234 gene encoding alpha-galactosidase 3-like codes for MALNLIRTRDLPLSKLEFPSMAKRVRMVSVFLLILLLSMSTSPKNLFNEATERTEKLAFHDIDKSILSSKYLQIYNNSKYGTLQLDNGLGKTPPMGWNSWNHFGCSVDERVIKETADALVATGLAELGYVYVNIDDCWANKGRILVFVFPLLAPDPNTFPSGIKALADYVHEKGLKLGIYGDAGKLTCQQRPGSYGFELLDARMLAAWEVDYLKYDNCYDMGISPQKRYPAMRDALNSTARNIFYSICEWGVDDPALWAPRVGNSWRTTIDISDSWESMTRIADINDKWAEYAGPGGWNDPDMLEVGNGGMTYQEYRSHFSIWALMKAPLLIGCDVRNMSPQTLEILSNKEVIDVNQDSLGLQGRKIKVSGKDGCLQVWAGLLSSSAPEIRLAIVLWNRCSTASMISVSWLELGVIFDVIVSVRDLWEHKFLDSISRDSFGAEVDSHDCKMYIMTHIPLFHSES; via the exons ATGGCTCTGAATTTGATAAGAACCAGAGATCTCCCCCTTTCGAAATTGGAGTTTCCATCGATGGCAAAGAGAGTAAGGATGGTATCAGTGTTCTTACTTATTTTGCTCCTCTCCATGTCGACCTCTCccaaaaatttattcaatgaAGCAACCGAACGCACGGAAAAGCTAGCATTTCATGACATCGATAAATCGATTCTTTCATCAAAGTACcttcaaatttataacaactcCAAATATGGAACTTTGCAGCTGGACAATGGCTTGGGAAAAACTCCTCCCATGGg ATGGAATAGTTGGAACCATTTTGGCTGCAGTGTAGATGAAAGGGTCATCAAAGAAACCg cgGATGCACTTGTTGCCACGGGACTGGCTGAATTAGGCTATGTATACGTCAACATAG ATGATTGCTGGGCCAACAAAGGGAGAATTCTG GTTTTCGTGTTTCCTCTCTTGGCTCCTGATCCGAATACTTTTCCTTCAGGGATTAAAGCCCTTGCTGATTATGTACATGAGAAAGGCTTGAAGCTTGGAATATACGGCGATGCTGG GAAATTAACCTGCCAGCAACGACCAGGGTCGTACGGCTTTGAACTTTTGGATGCAAGAATGCTAGCAGCTTGG gagGTGGATTATTTGAAGTATGATAACTGTTATGATATGGGAATCAGTCCACAAAAAAG ATACCCAGCTATGCGTGATGCCCTAAATTCAACTGCCCGAAACATTTTCTACTCAATTTGTGAATG GGGTGTTGATGATCCGGCATTATGGGCTCCTAGAGTTGGAAACAGTTGGCGTACAACAATTGACATAAGTGATTCATGGGAAAG catGACTAGAATTGCAGATATCAATGATAAGTGGGCAGAGTATGCAGGACCTGGTGGTTGGAATG ATCCAGATATGTTGGAAGTTGGCAATGGTGGCATGACCTATCAAGAATACAGAAGCCATTTTAGCATCTGGGCTTTAATGAAG GCCCCTCTGTTGATTGGTTGTGATGTGAGAAACATGTCTCCACAAACTTTGGAAATTCTAAGCAATAAGGAAGTCATTGATGTAAACCAAG ATAGTCTTGGGCTCCAgggaagaaaaattaaagtttcTGGCAAAGATGGTTGTCTTCAG GTGTGGGCAGGTCTCTTATCAAGTTCTGCACCTGAGATTCGCTTGGCTATTGTTCTTTGGAATCGATGTTCAACTGCTTCAATGATCTCAGTAAGCTGGCTTGAACTTGGAGTTATATTCGACGTCATTGTCTCAGTAAGGGACTTATGGGAG CACAAATTTCTAGACAGCATTAGCCGTGATTCATTTGGGGCTGAAGTTGACTCTCATGACTGCAAGATGTATATCATGACGCATATCCCCTTGTTCCATTCTGAATCTTAG